The following coding sequences are from one Oryzisolibacter sp. LB2S window:
- a CDS encoding acetolactate synthase large subunit, with protein MNGAQALIKTLADAGVELCFSNPGTSEMHFVAALDSEPRMRAVLALFEGVATGAADGYARMAGKPAAVLLHLGCGLGNGLANLHNARKGKVPVVNIVGDHATTHTQYDAQLQSDIETVARNVSPGFVRTSRSTAQLGEDAVDAIVAARGLPGQVATLILPADVSWGEGGQPCAMPTLAPAPVASDTTVQTIAHAIRSGKKTALLLGGQALREPALLAAARIAAHSGVQLLAECFPTRMERGAGLPFVERIAYLAEMAGVQLAPIEQLILVDAKAPVSFFAYPGKKSYLVPETCELHTLAAPDQNAAASLEQLAAALGAGAAQPRLQAPQRPGRPTGKLTAPKVCKAVGALLPDNAIVIDEAITSGLMLGVMTQGAPRHDLITLTGGAIGQGLPNAVGAAIACPDRPVIALIGDGTAMYTIQALWTMARENLNVTAIIFNNASYSVLNVELDRVGADEAGPKAKSQLDLHGPVLNFAQLAQGMGVHAARTHTAEDFCQALEYALGQSGPHLIEAMVPESLSGTKRKVLPWLLKSLPSLPQPVAQALKRKIAP; from the coding sequence ATGAACGGCGCACAAGCCCTGATCAAGACCCTGGCCGACGCCGGCGTCGAGCTGTGTTTTTCCAACCCCGGCACCAGCGAGATGCACTTCGTCGCCGCGCTCGATTCCGAGCCGCGCATGCGCGCCGTGCTCGCGCTGTTCGAGGGCGTGGCCACGGGCGCGGCCGACGGCTACGCGCGCATGGCCGGCAAACCCGCGGCCGTGCTCTTGCACCTGGGCTGCGGCCTGGGCAACGGTCTGGCCAATCTGCACAACGCGCGCAAGGGCAAGGTGCCGGTGGTCAACATCGTGGGTGACCACGCCACCACCCACACCCAGTACGACGCGCAGCTGCAGAGCGACATCGAAACCGTGGCGCGCAACGTCTCGCCCGGCTTTGTGCGCACGTCCAGGAGCACGGCGCAGCTGGGCGAGGACGCGGTGGACGCCATAGTGGCAGCACGCGGCCTGCCGGGCCAGGTGGCCACGCTGATACTGCCGGCCGACGTGTCCTGGGGCGAGGGCGGCCAGCCCTGCGCCATGCCCACGCTGGCGCCGGCCCCGGTGGCATCGGACACCACGGTGCAGACGATCGCCCACGCCATTCGCAGCGGCAAGAAAACCGCCCTGCTGCTCGGCGGCCAGGCGCTGCGCGAGCCCGCCCTGCTGGCCGCCGCGCGCATTGCCGCGCACAGCGGCGTGCAGCTGCTGGCCGAATGCTTTCCCACGCGCATGGAGCGCGGCGCGGGCCTGCCGTTTGTGGAGCGCATCGCCTACCTGGCCGAGATGGCGGGCGTGCAGCTGGCCCCCATCGAACAACTGATTCTTGTGGACGCCAAGGCGCCCGTGTCCTTCTTTGCCTACCCCGGCAAAAAGAGCTACCTGGTGCCCGAGACCTGTGAGCTGCACACCCTGGCCGCGCCCGATCAAAACGCCGCCGCCAGCCTGGAGCAACTCGCCGCCGCGCTGGGCGCAGGCGCTGCCCAACCCCGCCTGCAGGCACCCCAGCGCCCTGGCCGCCCCACGGGCAAGCTGACCGCGCCCAAGGTCTGCAAGGCCGTGGGCGCATTGCTGCCGGACAACGCCATCGTCATCGACGAGGCCATCACCAGCGGCCTGATGCTGGGCGTGATGACCCAAGGCGCCCCACGCCACGACCTGATCACGCTGACGGGCGGCGCCATAGGCCAGGGCCTGCCGAACGCCGTGGGCGCGGCCATTGCCTGCCCCGACCGCCCGGTGATCGCGCTGATCGGCGATGGCACGGCCATGTACACCATCCAGGCGCTGTGGACCATGGCGCGGGAAAACCTCAACGTCACGGCCATCATCTTCAACAACGCCAGTTACTCAGTGCTCAATGTGGAGCTCGACCGCGTGGGCGCGGACGAGGCCGGCCCCAAGGCCAAGTCGCAGCTCGACCTGCATGGCCCGGTGCTCAACTTTGCGCAGCTGGCCCAGGGCATGGGCGTGCACGCGGCGCGCACCCACACGGCCGAGGATTTTTGCCAGGCGCTGGAATACGCCCTGGGCCAGAGCGGGCCGCACCTGATCGAGGCCATGGTGCCCGAGTCGCTCTCGGGCACCAAACGCAAGGTACTGCCTTGGCTGCTCAAGTCCCTGCCCAGCCTGCCGCAGCCGGTGGCGCAGGCGCTCAAGCGCAAGATCGCGCCATAG
- a CDS encoding L-lactate dehydrogenase translates to MLSYPATATDWRQRARSRLPRFLFDYVDGGAGAEATLAANVQDFAALRLRQRVLVDVAQVDTRSQIAGQDCALPLALAPIGLAGMMARRGEAQAARAAAAVGVPFTLSTVGICPLAEVTAAAGQAPWFQLYMLRDRGAVQALLQQAWDAGSRTLVFTVDLPTTGLRHRDTRNGLAHGGARSALLRAGQVLARPGWVRRVALGGKPLTFGNLAAQVPGGRDLNAFKAWVDAQFDASVTWRDIAWLRGQWKGRLLIKGVLDAHDAQAAVDSGADGIVVSNHGGRQLDGAPSTARALPAIAQALAGRTELLVDGGIRSGVDVFKALALGARGVLVGRPWVWALAGRGEAGVRQLLATWQRELAVTMMLAGVTRVAEISHRHFDNPSQTGL, encoded by the coding sequence ATGCTGAGCTACCCCGCCACCGCCACCGACTGGCGCCAGCGGGCAAGAAGCCGTCTGCCGCGCTTTCTGTTCGACTACGTGGACGGCGGCGCGGGCGCCGAGGCCACGCTGGCCGCCAACGTGCAGGACTTTGCCGCGCTGCGCCTGCGCCAGCGCGTGCTGGTGGACGTGGCCCAGGTCGATACGCGCAGCCAGATCGCGGGGCAAGACTGCGCCCTGCCGCTGGCGCTCGCGCCCATCGGCCTGGCGGGCATGATGGCGCGCCGTGGCGAGGCGCAGGCCGCGCGCGCGGCCGCCGCCGTGGGCGTGCCGTTCACCCTCTCCACGGTGGGCATCTGCCCGCTGGCCGAGGTGACGGCCGCCGCCGGGCAAGCGCCCTGGTTTCAGCTCTACATGCTGCGCGACCGGGGGGCCGTGCAGGCGCTCTTGCAACAGGCCTGGGACGCGGGCAGCCGCACGCTGGTCTTCACCGTCGATCTGCCCACCACCGGCCTGCGCCACCGCGACACGCGCAACGGCCTGGCGCATGGCGGCGCGCGCTCGGCCCTGCTGCGCGCGGGCCAGGTGCTGGCGCGCCCGGGCTGGGTGCGGCGCGTGGCCCTGGGCGGCAAGCCGCTGACCTTTGGCAACCTGGCCGCCCAGGTGCCGGGCGGGCGCGACCTGAATGCCTTCAAGGCCTGGGTGGACGCGCAGTTCGACGCCAGCGTGACCTGGCGCGACATCGCCTGGCTGCGCGGCCAGTGGAAGGGGCGTTTGCTCATCAAGGGCGTGCTCGACGCGCACGACGCCCAGGCCGCCGTGGACAGCGGCGCCGACGGCATCGTGGTCTCCAACCACGGTGGGCGCCAGCTCGACGGCGCGCCGTCCACCGCGCGCGCCCTGCCCGCGATTGCCCAGGCGCTCGCCGGGCGCACCGAGCTGCTGGTCGATGGCGGCATACGCAGCGGCGTCGATGTGTTCAAGGCCCTGGCGCTGGGCGCGCGCGGCGTGCTAGTGGGCCGGCCCTGGGTCTGGGCGCTGGCCGGCCGCGGCGAGGCCGGCGTGCGCCAGCTGCTCGCTACCTGGCAGCGCGAGCTGGCCGTGACCATGATGCTGGCCGGCGTCACCCGCGTTGCCGAGATCAGCCACCGCCATTTCGATAATCCAAGCCAAACAGGCCTCTAA
- a CDS encoding coniferyl aldehyde dehydrogenase — protein sequence MTANPPSTAWKAMHSPEHLPGHLPANLRDCFAAQQAAFAQNRYPSLQERRADLRALHRLLVENRDALVDAVNRDFGCRSHFETQFAELLQGQEAALDAIRRLPRWMKKQKRHLDVTQYPLASAFVQPQPLGVIGIVAPWNFPIAMVVQPLIGALAAGNRAMVKMSENSERLARLLQQLLPRYFAADKVSLFADSDAGPGQSVGPLFTQLPFNHLFFTGSPQTGKAVMANAAANLTPVTLELGGKSPAIVAPGYAMHKAAERILWVKMLNAGQICTNVDYMFVPAGQEQAFIEAAQRIVAQRYPDLLNGDYTAIIDQRQYDRLQAMLADAVAQGAQVVPLAPSQQGDAARRIMPPVALLNVHDGMQVMQREIFGPLLPILSYQTHDEVLRYINDRPHPLALYLFSDDKALQQQYLQQTLSGGVTLNDTLLHVGQHSLPFGGVGNSGMGHYHGFEGFLTFSKLRPVFRQGPLRTVDFLMPPYQGMARRMLDVMFWRNR from the coding sequence ATGACCGCCAACCCACCCAGCACCGCCTGGAAGGCCATGCACAGCCCCGAACACCTGCCCGGGCACCTGCCCGCCAATCTGCGCGACTGCTTTGCCGCGCAGCAGGCGGCCTTTGCCCAGAACCGCTACCCCAGCTTGCAAGAGCGCCGCGCCGACCTGCGCGCCCTGCACCGCCTGCTGGTTGAAAACCGCGACGCGCTGGTCGACGCCGTAAACCGCGACTTTGGCTGCCGCAGCCATTTTGAAACCCAGTTTGCCGAGCTGCTGCAGGGCCAGGAGGCGGCACTCGACGCCATACGCCGACTGCCGCGCTGGATGAAAAAGCAAAAGCGCCACCTGGACGTGACGCAGTACCCGCTGGCCAGCGCCTTTGTGCAGCCCCAGCCGCTGGGCGTGATCGGCATCGTTGCGCCGTGGAACTTTCCCATCGCCATGGTGGTGCAGCCGCTCATAGGCGCGCTGGCCGCGGGTAACCGCGCCATGGTCAAGATGTCGGAAAACTCCGAACGCCTGGCGCGCCTGCTGCAGCAGCTGCTGCCCAGATACTTTGCTGCCGACAAGGTGAGCCTCTTTGCCGACAGCGACGCGGGGCCGGGCCAGTCGGTCGGGCCGCTGTTCACGCAGTTGCCGTTCAACCACCTGTTCTTTACCGGCTCGCCGCAAACCGGCAAGGCGGTGATGGCCAATGCTGCCGCCAACCTGACCCCGGTGACGCTGGAGCTGGGCGGCAAGTCCCCCGCCATCGTCGCGCCCGGCTACGCCATGCACAAGGCGGCCGAGCGCATTCTGTGGGTCAAGATGCTCAACGCCGGGCAGATCTGCACCAACGTGGACTACATGTTCGTGCCCGCCGGCCAGGAGCAGGCCTTCATCGAAGCGGCGCAGCGCATCGTCGCGCAGCGCTACCCCGATCTTTTGAACGGCGACTACACCGCCATCATCGACCAGCGCCAGTACGACCGCCTGCAGGCCATGCTGGCCGACGCGGTAGCCCAGGGCGCCCAGGTCGTGCCGCTGGCGCCGAGCCAACAGGGCGATGCGGCGCGGCGGATCATGCCCCCTGTGGCGCTCCTCAATGTGCACGACGGCATGCAGGTCATGCAGCGCGAGATCTTTGGCCCGCTGCTGCCCATCCTCAGCTACCAAACCCACGACGAGGTGCTGCGCTACATCAACGACCGGCCGCACCCGCTCGCGCTCTACCTGTTCAGCGACGACAAGGCGCTGCAGCAGCAGTATCTGCAGCAAACGCTCTCGGGCGGCGTCACGCTCAACGACACGCTGCTCCACGTGGGCCAGCACAGCCTGCCCTTTGGCGGCGTGGGCAACAGCGGCATGGGCCACTACCACGGCTTTGAAGGGTTCCTGACCTTCTCCAAGCTGCGCCCGGTGTTCCGCCAGGGGCCACTGCGCACGGTGGACTTCTTGATGCCGCCCTACCAGGGCATGGCGCGCAGGATGCTGGACGTGATGTTCTGGCGCAACCGCTGA
- a CDS encoding bile acid:sodium symporter family protein — protein sequence MQGDIASSLLLPLILACIMFSLGLGLAPADFKRIFTQPRALIVGVVCHFVLLPLACYAMLSLWGITGVFAVGFMILAACPTGSTSNLLTYLARGDVALAVSFTAVASVATIFTLPLIVTWALGHYLGAARAVDVPVGLMMGQVALVLGLPVSLGMAARWRWPAWAQRFEPRATRIATVLFVLIVLLAVVKNWALLVANFSSLAPFALLLNLTMLAVGFAVAALARLSRRQSVTLGIETAVQNAALALVIASTVLKEDAMAIPGALYGVLMYAGGLLFAFTVRRLGPTAQVAPC from the coding sequence ATGCAAGGAGACATCGCATCGAGCCTGCTGCTGCCGCTGATCCTGGCCTGCATCATGTTCTCGCTCGGCCTGGGCCTCGCGCCCGCGGATTTCAAGCGCATCTTCACCCAGCCGCGCGCGCTCATCGTGGGCGTGGTCTGCCATTTCGTGCTGCTGCCGCTGGCCTGCTACGCCATGCTCAGCCTGTGGGGGATTACCGGCGTGTTTGCCGTGGGCTTCATGATTCTGGCGGCCTGCCCCACGGGCAGCACGTCCAACCTGCTGACCTATCTGGCGCGCGGCGACGTGGCCCTGGCCGTGAGCTTCACGGCAGTGGCCAGCGTGGCCACCATCTTCACCCTGCCGCTGATCGTGACCTGGGCGCTGGGCCATTACCTGGGCGCGGCGCGCGCGGTGGACGTGCCCGTGGGCCTGATGATGGGCCAGGTAGCCCTGGTGCTGGGCCTGCCCGTCAGCCTGGGCATGGCCGCACGCTGGCGCTGGCCGGCCTGGGCGCAGCGCTTTGAGCCGCGCGCCACGCGCATCGCCACCGTGCTGTTCGTGCTCATCGTGCTGCTGGCCGTGGTCAAGAACTGGGCGCTGCTGGTGGCCAACTTCAGCAGCCTGGCGCCCTTTGCCCTGCTGCTCAACCTGACCATGCTGGCCGTGGGCTTTGCCGTGGCGGCGCTGGCCCGGCTGTCCCGCCGTCAATCCGTCACGCTGGGGATCGAGACCGCCGTGCAGAACGCCGCCCTGGCGCTGGTGATCGCCAGCACCGTGCTCAAGGAAGACGCCATGGCCATCCCCGGCGCGCTCTACGGCGTGCTGATGTACGCGGGCGGCCTGCTGTTTGCCTTCACCGTGCGCCGCCTCGGCCCGACCGCGCAGGTGGCCCCATGCTGA
- a CDS encoding SDR family NAD(P)-dependent oxidoreductase, with amino-acid sequence MSGHRYPWKHGAPRTVFITGASSGIGRDMARRLAAEGASIALFNRSAAEDVLAELRAAARSADQGFACYRADVADARAIEAAVAQAVRDMGVPDLAIHSAGVLHNGPLLQSSAQDFERVIDINLKGSRHFAAAVLPHMRAGSQIAFIASLAALTGNFGYTAYCASKYGVRGFAEALRYELKLQGIAVSLCCPGEIMTPMVAQEKQHMHPVSAAMKAFAGSSTLDVSVPALLRGIARREFEITDTPKAALTAFLSRHLPGLARAVGDRIARSAQQKLQKGQP; translated from the coding sequence ATGAGCGGCCACCGCTACCCCTGGAAGCACGGCGCCCCGCGCACCGTCTTCATCACCGGCGCCAGCAGCGGCATAGGGCGCGACATGGCGCGGCGCCTGGCGGCCGAGGGCGCGAGCATCGCCCTGTTCAACCGCTCCGCCGCCGAGGACGTGCTGGCCGAGCTGCGCGCCGCCGCCCGCAGCGCCGATCAAGGCTTTGCCTGCTACCGCGCCGACGTGGCCGATGCCCGCGCCATCGAAGCCGCCGTGGCCCAGGCGGTGCGGGACATGGGCGTGCCCGATCTGGCGATTCACAGCGCGGGCGTGCTGCACAACGGGCCATTGCTTCAGTCCAGCGCGCAGGACTTCGAGCGCGTCATCGACATCAACCTCAAGGGCTCGCGCCATTTCGCGGCCGCCGTGCTGCCGCATATGCGCGCGGGCAGCCAGATCGCCTTCATCGCGTCGCTGGCCGCACTCACGGGCAACTTTGGCTACACCGCCTACTGCGCGTCCAAGTACGGCGTGCGGGGTTTCGCCGAGGCGCTGCGCTACGAGCTGAAGCTGCAGGGCATAGCCGTCAGCCTGTGCTGCCCCGGCGAGATCATGACGCCCATGGTGGCGCAGGAAAAGCAGCACATGCACCCCGTATCCGCCGCCATGAAGGCCTTTGCCGGCAGCAGCACGCTCGACGTGTCGGTGCCCGCACTTTTGCGCGGCATTGCGCGGCGTGAATTCGAGATCACCGACACCCCCAAGGCGGCGCTGACCGCCTTTCTCTCGCGCCACCTGCCGGGCCTGGCGCGTGCCGTGGGCGACCGCATTGCCCGCAGCGCCCAACAGAAACTGCAGAAAGGACAGCCATGA
- a CDS encoding FAD-dependent oxidoreductase, protein MATTASDTLVIGGGLAGIVTALELLRAGKTVTLIDRDSPERFGGLALWAFGGMALVGTPLQAKMKIADSPERALADWQRFGELAPDDHWPQQWARYYVEQSRPQVYDWLLGEGIKFMPAVNLVERGMNGDGNSVPRYHIVWGTSRFLTLRLIEQMHAAGQGGRLKVLHGHRVTQLDHAGGRIAGAVAVDEATGRERRLSAATVVLAMGGINGSHEEARRNWPAGRPLPKTMLNGAHPFADGRMHHWAADQLGARITHAGEMWNYAAGIPHPFPHFPGHGLSLIPCKSALWLNHRGERMGPEPLVTGFDTHWLCQQVAAQEKPWTWQLLNRRIALKEFAVSGAEHNPRIRDRQFLRFVKETLLGNHRLVDQMAAQSPHFIVADTLAELAAKMNALTASHDIRVEQLQSIVNAWDGLFAPGGQPESDTQVRRILQARQWKPDSLRTCKPAPLQRPGAGPFIAIQTQLITRKSLGGLQTDLHSRVLGADGQPIDGLYCVGEAAGFGGGGAAGKRSLEGTFLPGCILTARAAARHVAAG, encoded by the coding sequence ATGGCAACGACAGCATCCGACACCCTGGTCATCGGCGGCGGCCTGGCGGGCATCGTCACGGCACTGGAGCTGCTGCGCGCGGGAAAAACCGTCACGCTCATCGACCGCGACAGCCCTGAGCGTTTTGGCGGCCTGGCCCTTTGGGCCTTTGGCGGCATGGCGCTGGTGGGAACGCCCCTGCAGGCCAAGATGAAGATTGCCGACAGCCCTGAGCGGGCGCTGGCCGACTGGCAGCGCTTTGGCGAGCTGGCTCCCGATGACCACTGGCCCCAGCAATGGGCGCGTTACTACGTGGAGCAGTCGCGGCCGCAGGTGTACGACTGGCTGCTAGGGGAAGGCATCAAGTTCATGCCCGCCGTGAACCTGGTCGAGCGCGGCATGAACGGCGACGGCAACAGCGTGCCGCGCTACCACATCGTCTGGGGCACCTCGCGCTTTCTCACGCTGCGGCTCATCGAGCAGATGCACGCCGCGGGCCAGGGCGGGCGGCTCAAGGTGCTGCACGGCCACCGCGTCACGCAGCTGGACCACGCGGGCGGGCGCATCGCCGGCGCCGTGGCGGTGGATGAGGCCACGGGGCGCGAGCGGCGTTTGTCTGCCGCCACCGTGGTGCTGGCCATGGGCGGCATCAACGGCAGCCATGAGGAGGCGCGGCGCAACTGGCCTGCCGGGCGGCCGCTGCCCAAAACCATGCTCAACGGCGCCCACCCCTTTGCCGACGGGCGCATGCACCACTGGGCCGCGGACCAGCTGGGCGCGCGCATCACGCACGCGGGCGAGATGTGGAACTACGCGGCGGGCATCCCGCACCCGTTTCCGCATTTTCCGGGCCATGGGCTTTCCTTGATTCCGTGCAAGTCGGCCCTGTGGCTCAACCACCGGGGCGAGCGCATGGGCCCCGAGCCCCTGGTCACGGGTTTTGACACCCATTGGCTGTGCCAGCAGGTGGCCGCGCAGGAGAAGCCCTGGACCTGGCAGCTCTTGAACCGTCGCATCGCGCTCAAGGAATTTGCCGTCTCCGGCGCCGAGCACAACCCGCGCATCCGCGACCGGCAGTTTCTGCGCTTTGTGAAGGAGACGCTGCTGGGCAACCACCGCCTGGTCGATCAGATGGCCGCGCAAAGCCCGCATTTCATCGTGGCCGACACGCTGGCCGAGCTGGCCGCGAAGATGAACGCGCTCACGGCCTCGCACGACATCCGCGTCGAGCAGTTGCAGTCCATCGTGAACGCCTGGGACGGCCTGTTTGCCCCCGGCGGCCAGCCCGAGAGCGACACCCAGGTGCGCCGCATCCTGCAAGCGCGGCAATGGAAACCAGACAGCCTGCGCACCTGCAAGCCCGCGCCGCTGCAAAGGCCGGGCGCGGGGCCGTTCATTGCCATCCAGACCCAGCTGATTACGCGCAAAAGCCTGGGCGGGCTGCAGACCGATTTGCACAGCCGCGTGCTGGGGGCAGATGGCCAGCCGATCGACGGCCTGTACTGCGTGGGCGAGGCGGCGGGCTTTGGCGGCGGCGGGGCTGCAGGCAAGCGATCGCTGGAGGGCACCTTCTTGCCCGGCTGCATCCTCACGGCGCGGGCGGCGGCGCGGCATGTCGCCGCGGGTTGA
- a CDS encoding nitrile hydratase subunit alpha, whose amino-acid sequence MSAAHSHGQDHDDHGHDHKHPHRPSAPDLRPPGYYEIMEIAISELLAERKLIEPDEIRRQIEVLDSRTPAQGARIVARAWVDPAFKARLLANGRTGCEEMGISFYDDTELIVVENTDQVHNLIVCTLCSCYPRAVLGLPPDWYKLKPYRARAVKEPRSLLAEFGTYIPDDVAIHVHDSTSIVRFMVLPQRPAGTDSLNENQLAALVTRDAMIGVVTVAPPAKA is encoded by the coding sequence ATGAGCGCTGCACATTCCCACGGCCAGGATCATGACGATCACGGTCATGACCACAAACACCCGCACCGCCCCAGCGCGCCGGACCTGCGTCCACCAGGCTATTACGAGATCATGGAAATCGCCATCAGCGAACTGCTGGCCGAGCGCAAGCTAATCGAGCCCGACGAAATCCGCCGCCAGATTGAGGTGTTGGACTCGCGCACACCGGCGCAGGGCGCGCGCATCGTCGCCCGCGCCTGGGTCGATCCCGCGTTCAAGGCGCGCCTCTTGGCCAACGGACGCACCGGTTGCGAGGAAATGGGTATCAGCTTCTACGACGACACCGAACTGATCGTGGTCGAGAACACCGACCAAGTGCACAACCTCATCGTCTGCACCCTGTGCTCTTGTTACCCACGCGCCGTGCTCGGTTTGCCGCCGGACTGGTACAAACTCAAACCCTACCGCGCGCGCGCTGTGAAAGAGCCACGCTCTTTGCTGGCGGAGTTCGGCACCTACATCCCAGACGATGTGGCCATCCACGTGCACGACTCCACCTCCATCGTGCGCTTCATGGTGCTGCCGCAGCGCCCCGCGGGCACTGACAGCCTGAATGAGAATCAGCTGGCTGCCCTTGTCACCCGCGACGCCATGATCGGCGTCGTCACCGTCGCTCCTCCCGCAAAGGCCTGA
- a CDS encoding SH3-like domain-containing protein has translation MHHARTPPGIAAPPIVLALGEAARFAPGTMVRILARQPIGHYRVPIYLRGKQGVVEKVIEPAAVDNEEEAYGRNAGKRRHYYRLSLLMTTIWPQYAGSPKDRLHVEVFENWLEEIQV, from the coding sequence ATGCACCACGCTCGAACACCACCAGGCATTGCTGCACCGCCCATCGTGCTGGCTTTGGGTGAAGCAGCGCGCTTTGCACCCGGCACCATGGTGCGGATCCTTGCGCGCCAGCCTATTGGCCACTACCGCGTGCCCATCTACCTGCGTGGCAAGCAGGGCGTGGTGGAAAAGGTGATCGAACCTGCCGCCGTCGATAACGAGGAAGAGGCCTACGGCCGCAATGCCGGCAAGCGCCGTCATTACTACCGCCTGAGCCTGCTCATGACCACGATCTGGCCGCAATACGCCGGCTCGCCCAAGGACAGGCTGCACGTAGAGGTTTTTGAGAACTGGCTGGAGGAGATCCAGGTATGA
- a CDS encoding GMC family oxidoreductase N-terminal domain-containing protein, with protein MEFDYIVVGAGSAGCVVASRLSEDPGVSVCLIEAGGPDSSVLTRAPLGFVAEAQLKKNSVHYHTVPQPGLNGRRGFQPRGRVLGGSSSVNAMVYCRGHRSDYDHWAELGNPGWDYDSVLPLFKKAEDSACFGAGDYHGVGGPLGVDWLRSGMGSTQAFLQACEQAGVPRTPDYNGAQQDGCWPAQVTQRGGERCSAARAYLTPNLQRPNLTILTHAPSLRLAWDGRRAAGMHIVQGGQERLVRARREVILSAGAYGSPQLLMCSGVGPADQLRSHGIAVQHALPGVGQNLQDHITASLNWRSLRAEGCLGISPGGAWQMLRGIGQWRRERSGLITSNVAEAGAFLRTDDQVHAADIELEFVVAMVEDHSRKLYLGHGFGLHVTLTRPESRGEVRLTSADARDSLAIDPRYYSHPDDLPRLVKGVQKSLEIMHAPAMTPWRGAMLRPIAANDPEGIAAEMRASSDTEYHPVGTCRMGPASDASAVVGADLRVHGVDGLRVADASIMPRITTGNTNAPTIMIGEKCAALVRAGQR; from the coding sequence ATGGAATTTGACTACATCGTCGTCGGCGCCGGTTCGGCCGGCTGCGTGGTGGCCAGCCGGCTGAGCGAGGACCCGGGCGTGAGCGTCTGCCTGATCGAGGCCGGTGGGCCCGACAGCAGCGTGCTCACCCGCGCGCCGCTGGGCTTTGTGGCCGAGGCGCAGCTCAAGAAGAATTCCGTGCACTACCACACCGTGCCTCAGCCGGGGCTGAACGGCCGGCGCGGCTTTCAGCCACGCGGGCGCGTGCTGGGCGGCAGCAGCTCGGTCAACGCCATGGTCTACTGCCGCGGCCATCGCAGCGACTACGACCATTGGGCAGAGCTGGGCAACCCCGGCTGGGACTACGACAGCGTGCTGCCGCTGTTCAAAAAGGCCGAGGACAGCGCCTGCTTTGGCGCGGGCGACTACCACGGCGTGGGCGGCCCGCTGGGCGTGGACTGGCTGCGCAGCGGCATGGGCTCCACCCAGGCGTTCCTGCAGGCCTGCGAGCAGGCAGGCGTGCCGCGCACGCCCGACTACAACGGCGCGCAGCAGGACGGCTGCTGGCCCGCGCAGGTGACGCAGCGCGGGGGCGAGCGCTGCAGCGCCGCGCGCGCCTACCTCACGCCCAACCTCCAGCGGCCCAATCTGACGATATTGACGCACGCGCCCTCGCTGCGTCTGGCCTGGGATGGGCGGCGCGCCGCGGGCATGCACATCGTGCAGGGCGGCCAGGAGCGCCTGGTGCGCGCGCGCCGCGAGGTGATTCTGAGCGCCGGCGCCTACGGCTCGCCGCAGCTGCTGATGTGCTCGGGCGTGGGCCCGGCCGACCAGCTGCGCTCCCATGGCATCGCCGTGCAGCACGCCCTGCCCGGCGTGGGCCAGAACCTGCAGGACCACATCACCGCATCGCTCAACTGGCGCAGCCTGCGGGCCGAGGGCTGCCTGGGCATCAGCCCCGGCGGCGCGTGGCAGATGCTGCGCGGCATAGGGCAGTGGCGGCGCGAGCGCAGCGGCCTCATCACCAGCAACGTGGCCGAGGCCGGCGCCTTTCTGCGCACCGACGACCAGGTGCACGCGGCCGACATCGAGCTCGAGTTCGTCGTCGCCATGGTCGAGGACCACAGCCGCAAGCTCTACCTGGGCCATGGCTTCGGCCTGCATGTCACGCTCACGCGGCCCGAGAGCCGCGGCGAGGTGCGCCTCACAAGCGCCGACGCGCGCGACAGCCTGGCCATCGACCCGCGCTACTACAGCCACCCCGACGACCTGCCGCGCCTGGTCAAGGGCGTGCAGAAGTCGCTTGAGATCATGCATGCGCCGGCCATGACGCCCTGGCGCGGCGCCATGCTGCGGCCGATCGCCGCCAACGACCCCGAGGGCATTGCCGCAGAGATGCGCGCCAGCAGCGACACCGAATACCACCCCGTGGGCACCTGCCGCATGGGGCCCGCGAGCGATGCCAGCGCCGTCGTCGGCGCCGACCTGCGCGTGCATGGCGTCGATGGCCTGCGCGTGGCCGATGCGTCCATCATGCCGCGCATCACCACCGGCAACACCAACGCGCCCACCATCATGATCGGCGAGAAATGCGCGGCCCTGGTGCGCGCAGGCCAGCGATGA